Below is a window of Desulfarculaceae bacterium DNA.
TTTGCCCCGGCCGGCCTCTCTCCGGCCGGGGCTTCCTTTTAAGCCGTGCAAGAACACCGCCTCATAGTCCCCCCCGAAAGAGCGGGCCGCCGCTTGGACGCCCTCTTGGCCGAGCTGATGGCCCCGGAGCTCTCCCGGGCCCAGGCCCAGCGCCTCATCAAGGAGGGCCGCGTCACCCTGGGCGGCCGCACCGCCCGCCCTTCGTCCAAGGTGGCCGCCGGACAGGAGCTGGTGGTGGCGGTGCCCCCGCCCGAGCCCCTGGAGCTGGCACCTGAGCCCATGGACCTGGACGTGCTGTACGAGGACTCCGAAATCATCGTGGTGAACAAGCCGCCCGGCCTGGTGGTGCACCCGGCGGCGGGTCACTACAGCGGCACCCTGGTGGCCGGGCTTTTGGCCCACTGCGGCGACCTGGCCGGCATCGGCGGCAAGCTCCGGCCCGGCATCGTGCACCGCCTGGACAAGGACACCTCCGGCGCCCTGGTGGCGGCCAAGAGCGACCGAGCCCACCGGGGCCTGGTGGCCGCCTTTGCCGCCGGCCTGGTGGACAAGACCTATTTGGCCCTGGTGCGCGGCGCGCCTCCGGCCAAGGGCAAGGCCGAGAGCGCCATCGGGCGCCATCCGGTGGACCGCAAGCGCATGTCCTCGGCCGCCAAGCACGGCAAGGCCGCGCGCACCGCCTGGCGGGTGGTGCATCGCTTCGACGGGGAGGCCAGCCTGCTGCGGGTGAAGATCGCCACCGGCCGCACCCACCAGATCCGGGTGCATCTGTCCGAGGCGGGCTTCCCGGTGTGCGGCGACCGCACCTATGGCGGACGCCGGACCCGAAGCGGCCTGGAAGGCACGGCGGGCGCGGCGCTCAAGAAAGCCGGCCGCCAAATGCTGCACGCCCTGGAGCTGGGCTTCGCCCACCCGCTCGGCGGCGAACGGGTGGAGGTCATGGCCCCCCTGCCCCCGGATTTCCGCGCGGTGCTCCGCGCCCTGGAGCAGGAGTATGCTTAGGGTGGGCCTCACCGGCGGCATCGCCTCGGGCAAGTCCACGGTGGACCGGATGCTGGTGGAGCTGGGTGCCTTTTTAGTGGACACGGACCAGCTTTCGCGGGTGGCGGTGGAACCCGGCTCCCCCGGCCTGGAGCGGATCGCGGCCAGGTTCGGCCCGGAGATGATCGCCCCGGACGGCAGCCTGGACCGCGCCCGTTTGCGCGCCCTGGTCTTCGCCGACGCCGCCGCCCGGAACCAGCTCAACCGCATCGTGCACCCCGAGGTGGCCCGGCTGACGAACGCTCAGCTGGCCAGCCTGGAGAGTGAGCATCCCCAAGGCGTGGCCATCATCGACGTGCCGCTGTTGTTCGAGAGCGGCTGGCAGCGGGGCCTGGACCGCACCGTGTTGGTGTGGGTGCCCCGCGAAGTGCAGCTAAAGCGGCTCATGTCCCGCGACCATTGCAGCCAAAACCAGGCCGAGGAGGCTCTGGAGGCCCAGATGCCTTTGAAAAACAAGAAGGCCTTGGCCGATTTTTTAGTTGACAATGCGGGGGCCCTGGACGAAACTCTCAAGCAGGTAAAGCGTTTGTGGCAACAATTAGATTCTCTTGCCCGCGCCGCCGACCCCCGGTCATAATCGCCCCCGGAAACAACTCCCAGACACGCGGCCTTGCGACCGCCTGCGTATATGCGGATACACCCGGGGACTACAGCGCCAATAGCCTTTTTTCCCGAGCACGCGGCTAGATAAGCGAACCACTCAAAACAATACGTAATCAGGCGCCATGAGCCGCGCATGCGGCCGCGCCTTCCCTGGCCGCCCCAGGCGGCAATCCCGAAGCAAGCATCTCAACCCAAACAGTGAAAGATCAATGACCGAGAACAAAGCCCCCCGCAGCACCGAGCGCCGCCCCGCCCGCGGCCGACGCCGCCCCCCGGCCAACAACGCCAACGGCGTCACCCATCCCAACGGCAGCAGCAGCAACGGCGCAACCGGCAACAGCGGCAACGGCGGCAACGGCCAGGAGGCCCCCCCCGACGCCGGCGGCAGCCTGAATATCCTCCAGCTCAAGGAAATGCCCATCAAGGCCCTGAACGACATGGGCCGCGAGTTCAACATCGAGGGCGCGGCCGGTATGCGCAAGCAGGACCTCATCTTTGCCCTGCTCACCGCCCAGGCCGAGCGCAACGGCGCCATCTACGGCTCCGGCGTGCTGGAGATCCTGCCCGACGGCTTCGGCTTTTTGCGCGCGCCGGACTACAACTACCTGCCCGGCCCGGACGACATCTACGTTTCGCCCTCCCAGATCCGGCGCTTCAACCTGCGCACCGGCGACACCATCAGCGGCCAGATCCGCCCCCCCAAGGAGGGCGAGCGCTACTTCGCCCTGCTCAAGGTGGAGGACATAAACCACGAGCCGCCCGAGGTGGCCCGCGACAAGATCCTCTTCGACAACCTGGTGCCCCTGTACCCCGAGGAGCGCATCGTCCTGGAGGTGGAGGGCCAGCCCAAGAACTACTCCGCCCGGGTCATGGACCTAATGTGCCCCATCGGCAAGGGCCAGCGCGGCCTCATCGTCAGCGCGCCCCGCACCGGCAAGACCATGCTGTTGCAGAACATCGCCAACTCCCTGGCCAAGAACCACCCCGAGGTGGTGCTCATCGTACTGCTCATCGACGAGCGGCCCGAGGAGGTGACCGACATGCAGCGCTCGGTCAAGGGCGAGGTGATCTCCTCCACCTTTGACGAGCCGGCCCAGCGCCACGTGCAGGTGGCCGAGATGGTCATCGAAAAGGCCAAGCGCCTGGTGGAGCACAAGCGCGACGTGGTTATCCTGTTGGACTCCATCACCCGCCTGGCCCGGGCCTACAACACCGTGGTGCCCCCCAGCGGCAAGATCCTCTCCGGCGGCGTGGACTCCAACGCCCTGCACCGGCCCAAGCGCTTCTTCGGCGCGGCCCGCAACATCGAGGGCGGCGGCTCGCTGACCATCATCGCCACCGCGCTGATCGACACCGGCAGCCGCATGGACGAGGTGATCTTCGAGGAGTTCAAGGGCACCGGCAACATGGAGATCCATCTGGACCGCAAGCTCAGCGACAAGCGCATCTTCCCGGCCATCGACATCAACCGCTCCGGCACCCGCAAGGAGGAGCTGCTTTTGGAAGAGGCCGACCTGCACCGCATCTGGATTCTCCGCAAGCTTCTGGGACCGCTCACCGCGGTGGACTCCATGGAATTCCTCTTGGAGAAGATGCACGGCACCGCCTCCAACGCCGAGTTCCTGGACTCCATGAGCCGCTAGCCGGCCCGGTTCGAGTTGGCGAAGGGGATTGTTGGGTTGGAACCAGCTGGCGAGGAAGCTGCCAAACCGCCGCGAACCCGAAGAGCGAATCGCTCTAGATTAGCGGCACAGCCAGCCGCCGGAAGACGAGGCGACCCAAGGCTTGGGTGGCCGACGGGTTACGGCGGGAGCAACAGGCGCTTAAGAAATGATTAGTTGCGCCGACCCGCTTTGCCGGCAGCGGCACGCTGCCTGGCAAGCGAGGGCCGCAGGCGTAGCCAAAGCTACGTTAAGCTCCGAGCGCGGCCAGCAACAAAGTATGCCGGTGGCTGGCGCAGCCGTATCTTGCAAAAGCGGCGGCAGAGGTTATACTTGCGGTTTAAATCGAGCACACGCCTGAGGAGGCGATAGAAATGAAAAGCGACATTCATCCCGACTTCAAAGAGGTGACCGTCCGCTGCGCCTGCGGCAACGAGTTCCTCTCCGGCTCCACCAAGGACGAGATCCGGGTGGAGATCTGCTCGGCATGCCATCCCTTCTTCACCGGCAAGCAGAAGCTGGTGGACAGCGCCGGCCGCGTGGAGCGCTTCTACAAGAAGTACGCCCACCTGGACAAGTACGCCGGCAAGGCGGCCGAGATGGAAGCCGAGCGCCTGGCCGCGGCCGAGGCCAAGGACAAGGCCGCCGAAGAGTCCGGGGAGTAGTATCAGCCGGGAGGCCATGCCATGAACCCGGCCAACGTGGGAGGCCAGGCGGTTATCGAGGGGGTTATGATGAAAGCCCCCTCGCGCCTTTGCGTGGCGGTCCGCCGTCCCTCCGGCGACATCCTGGTCAAGAACGACCCCCTGCGCTCCCTGGCGGCCCGCTGGCCCATGCTGGGCTGGCCGTTTTTGCGCGGCCCGGTCATCCTGGGCGAGACCCTGGTGCAGGGCATGAAGGCCCTGTCCTTCTCGGCCCAGCAGGCCTTGGAGGAAGAGGGCGAGGAGCTGGGCTCCTGGGCCCTGCTGCTAACGCTGGTGGCGGCCATCGCGGCGGGCCTGGGCCTGTTCGTGGCCGTGCCCCATCTGCTGTCCCTGGCCCTGGGCCGCGTGGTGCCCGGCGGCTACGACACCCACAGCTTCTGGTTTCATCTGGTGGACGGCCTGATCAAGGTGGCCATCTTCGGGGCCTACCTGTACATCATCTCCCTGATGCGCGACATCCGGCGGGTGTTCGAGTATCACGGGGCCGAGCATAAGGCCATCTACTGCTACGAGTCCGGCGGCGAACTCTGCGTGGAGGCGGCGCGGGGCTATTCCCGCCTGCACCCCCGCTGCGGCACCGCCTTCCTGCTGGTGGTGCTGGTGGTCTCCATCCTGGTCTTCGCGGTGGCCCTGCCTTTCGTGCCCCGCCTGGCCGAGGCCGGCTGGCTCAACCAGGCCCTCTTGATCGCCCTGAAGATCGTGCTCATGCTGCCCATCGCCGGGGTGTCCTACGAGGTCATCCGCCTGGCGGGCAAAAAGCAGGGGAAGGGCATCTGGGGCGCCCTGATCTGGCCCGGGCTTCAACTTCAGCGCCTGACCACCCGCGAGCCTTCCGACGACCAGATCGAGATCGCCCTAGCCGCCCTGAAGGCCGCCACCTGCACCGACAAGGACCAGGAGGCCAGCATCTGCGTGCTTTAAGCCCGCATATTTCAGGAAGACAGCGCCTCCGGCTGCGCCAGCCACCGCCATACCGCGTTGCCGGCTTCGCCCGGGCCTGGACGTAGCTACTCGACTAGGCCGGCGGCCCTCGCTCGCCGGACGCCCTGGCTGGCGGCGGCTGACTATGCCGGTGGCGAGCGCAACCCTTCTTCTGATAACCTTAAGTCCTATTATTACGGGGCTAATGGATGCAGGCTCGATGTTCCAGCCGCCCATTTCTCCTGAAATAAGCGAGCTAGCCCCCCTGGTTGGTGAAAAACTATGTCCCTATCCCCTGAGTTGAAAAAGCGCCTGACAGAGGTGCGCGAACGCTACCAGGAAGTCGAGAAGAGCCTGGCCGATCCCGAGGTTTTGGGCGACCCCGAGACCTACACGAACGCGGCCAAGGAGCACTCCGAGCTAGCCGAACTGGTGGAGACCTTCGACACCTATCAGCGCCTGGAAAGGGAGCTGGAGGAGAACCAACTCCTGCTCAGCGAGGACGACTCCGAGCTGGTGGAGATGGCCGAGGCCGAGATCGCTTCGGCCGAGGAAAAGCTGCCCGAGCTCGAGGATAAGATCAGCCTGCTCTTGCTGCCCAAAGACCCCAACGACGACAAGAACGTGCTTTTGGAGATCCGGGCGGGCACCGGCGGCGACGAGGCGGCCCTGTTCGCGGCCGACCTGCTGCGCATGTATCTGCGCTACGCCGAGCTCAAGGGCTGGAAGCACGAAGAGATGGACTCCCACCCCACCGACGCGGGCGGCTTCAAGGAAGTCATCGTGATGATCAACGGGCAGGGGGCCTACAGCCAGCTCAAGTACGAGTCCGGGGTGCACCGGGTGCAGCGGGTGCCAGCTACCGAGAGCCAGGGACGCATCCACACCTCGGCGGTGACCGTGGCGGTGATGCCCGAGGCCGAGGAGGTCGAGCTGGACATCAACCCCGACGACCTGCGCATCGACGTGTTCCGTTCCTCCGGCCCCGGCGGCCAGCACGTGAACAAGACCGAGAGCGCGGTGCGCATCACCCACATCCCCACCAACCTGGTGGTCTCCTGCCAGGATGAGAAAAGCCAGCACAAGAACAAGGCCAAGGCCATGAAGGTGCTGCGGGCGCGGCTCTACGACAAGATGCTGGAAGAGGCCGCCGCCGAGCAGGCCGCCACCCGCCGTTCCATGGTGGGCAGCGGCGACCGCTCCGAGCGCATCCGCACCTACAACTACCCCCAGAACCGGGTCACCGACCACCGGGCCAACCTGACGGTTTACAAGCTGGAGATGATGATGGCCGGCGAGCTGGACCATATGCTCCCCGAGCTGATCCAGCAGTTCCAGTCCGAGGCCCTCAAGGCCCAGGCCGACGCGGCCTAGGGGCTCAAACCCTTGCCCGAGGCCTGGACCGTCGGTCGGCTCATCCCCTGGGCGGCCCAGTATCTGAAAAAGTACGACGTGGAGGCGGCCCGCCTCTCGGGCGAGCTTCTGCTGGCCCGGGTGCTGGGCTGCACCCGTATGGAGCTCTACCTTCGCTTCGAGCAACCGCTCTCGCCCGAAGAGCTGGCCCAGTTCAAGGCTCTGATCCTCCGCCGCCGCGAGCACGAGCCCGTGGCCTACATCCTGGGCAGCCGCGAGTTCTGGGGCCTGGAGCTCTCTTGCGGCCCCGGCGTCCTGGTGCCCCGGCCGGAGACCGAGCATCTGGTGCAGGAAGCCCTGGAGCGCCTGGTGGGCCAGGAGGGGCCCAAGGTGCTGGACCTGTGCACCGGCTCCGGGGCGGTGGCCCTGGCCCTGGCCAGCGAGCGGCCCGACGCCGAAGTGGTGGCCTGCGATATTTCGGAGCAGGCCTTGACCTGGGCGCGGGCCAACGCACAAAATCTAGGACTACAAGAGCGGGTCTGCTTCAAGGATGGCGATCTTTGGGAGGCCGTGGCCACTTCGCACGGCTTTTTCGACCTGATCACCGCCAACCCGCCCTACGTGTCCGAGGACGAGTGGAGCCAGCTGCCCCCCGAGGTGAGGGAGCACGAGCCGCGCCTGGCCCTGTTGAGCGGCGCCAACGGCCTGGATGCCGTGCAGAGCATCATCGCCGGAGCCGGGGCGCATCTTAGGCCCCTGGGCTGGCTTTTAGTGGAGCTGGGCGCGGGCCAGGCCGCCGCCGCGGCCGAGCTGGCCATGGCCAGCGGGGCCTTCGACGAGGTGACCACCGCCCCGGACCTGAGCGGCATAGAGCGCGTGCTCATCTGCCGGCGGAAGGATTATGGATAAACTGGTCATAACCGGCGGCAGCCCCCTGGTGGGGCGGGTCAAGATAAGCGGGGCCAAGAACGCGGCCCTGCCCCTGATGGCCGCCACCCTGCTCACCCGGGGCAAGAACCGCCTGGCCAACGTGCCGGACCTGCGCGACGTGCGCACCATGGGCCGCCTGCTGGGCACCCTGGGCGCCGAGACGCGCACCCGCACCGACCGCCTGTACATCGACACCGGCAGGGCCGAGGGCGACGAGGCCCCCTACGAGCTGGTCAAGACCATGCGCGCCTCGGTCTTGGTGCTGGGGCCTTTGGTGGCCCGGCGGGGCAGCGCCCGGGTGTCGCTGCCCGGCGGCTGCGCCATCGGCGAGCGGCCCATCGACCAGCACCTCAAGGGCCTGGAGGCCATGGGCTGCAAGGTCAAGCTGGAAGGCGGTTACGTCCTGGCCGAGGCCAAGCGCCTGAAGGGCGCGGAGATCGCCATGGACCTGGTGACCGTGACCGGCACCGAGAACCTGGTCATGGCCGCCTGCCTGGCCAAGGGCACCACGGTCATCCGCAACGCCGCCCGCGAGCCCGAGGTGGTGGACCTGTGCCAGGCCCTGAGCGGCGCCGGGGCCGAGATCAGCGGGGCGGGCACCGCCACCATCACCATCAAGGGGGTGGACGAGCTGGCCCCCCTGGACCACCGCGTAATGCCCGACCGCATCGAAGCGGGCACCTACATGGTGGCGGCAGGCATCACCCGGGGCGAGCTGACCATCGTGGACGCGCCCCTGGAGCACCTGACCAGCGTGGTAGGCAAGCTCAAGGAGGCGGGCATCCGCTTCCAGCCCACGCCCAAGGGCCTGGTGGTCAGCGCCCGGCGGGCCCCCCGCCCGGTGAGCATCATCACCGGCCCCTACCCCGGCTTCCCCACGGACCTGCAAGCCCAGCTCATGGCCCTGATGTGCCTCAACTCGGGCAGCGCAGTGTTCCAGGAAACGATTTTCGAAAACCGCTTCATGCACGTATCCGAGCTGCGCCGCCTGGGCGCGGAGGTCGAGGTTACCGGCTCCACCGCCGTGGTCAAGGGGGTGCGCGGCCTCAAGGGGGCCCAGGTAATGGCCACCGACCTGCGGGCCAGCGCCTGCCTGGTGCTGGCCGCCCTGGCCGCCGAGGGCGAGACCCACATCAGCCGGGTGTACCACCTGGACCGGGGCTACGAGGCCATCGACCAGAAGCTCACCAGCGCCGGGGCCACTGTCCGCC
It encodes the following:
- a CDS encoding RluA family pseudouridine synthase, whose amino-acid sequence is MAPELSRAQAQRLIKEGRVTLGGRTARPSSKVAAGQELVVAVPPPEPLELAPEPMDLDVLYEDSEIIVVNKPPGLVVHPAAGHYSGTLVAGLLAHCGDLAGIGGKLRPGIVHRLDKDTSGALVAAKSDRAHRGLVAAFAAGLVDKTYLALVRGAPPAKGKAESAIGRHPVDRKRMSSAAKHGKAARTAWRVVHRFDGEASLLRVKIATGRTHQIRVHLSEAGFPVCGDRTYGGRRTRSGLEGTAGAALKKAGRQMLHALELGFAHPLGGERVEVMAPLPPDFRAVLRALEQEYA
- the rho gene encoding transcription termination factor Rho, with protein sequence MNILQLKEMPIKALNDMGREFNIEGAAGMRKQDLIFALLTAQAERNGAIYGSGVLEILPDGFGFLRAPDYNYLPGPDDIYVSPSQIRRFNLRTGDTISGQIRPPKEGERYFALLKVEDINHEPPEVARDKILFDNLVPLYPEERIVLEVEGQPKNYSARVMDLMCPIGKGQRGLIVSAPRTGKTMLLQNIANSLAKNHPEVVLIVLLIDERPEEVTDMQRSVKGEVISSTFDEPAQRHVQVAEMVIEKAKRLVEHKRDVVILLDSITRLARAYNTVVPPSGKILSGGVDSNALHRPKRFFGAARNIEGGGSLTIIATALIDTGSRMDEVIFEEFKGTGNMEIHLDRKLSDKRIFPAIDINRSGTRKEELLLEEADLHRIWILRKLLGPLTAVDSMEFLLEKMHGTASNAEFLDSMSR
- the murA gene encoding UDP-N-acetylglucosamine 1-carboxyvinyltransferase; translated protein: MDKLVITGGSPLVGRVKISGAKNAALPLMAATLLTRGKNRLANVPDLRDVRTMGRLLGTLGAETRTRTDRLYIDTGRAEGDEAPYELVKTMRASVLVLGPLVARRGSARVSLPGGCAIGERPIDQHLKGLEAMGCKVKLEGGYVLAEAKRLKGAEIAMDLVTVTGTENLVMAACLAKGTTVIRNAAREPEVVDLCQALSGAGAEISGAGTATITIKGVDELAPLDHRVMPDRIEAGTYMVAAGITRGELTIVDAPLEHLTSVVGKLKEAGIRFQPTPKGLVVSARRAPRPVSIITGPYPGFPTDLQAQLMALMCLNSGSAVFQETIFENRFMHVSELRRLGAEVEVTGSTAVVKGVRGLKGAQVMATDLRASACLVLAALAAEGETHISRVYHLDRGYEAIDQKLTSAGATVRREAESGP
- the rpmE gene encoding 50S ribosomal protein L31 — translated: MKSDIHPDFKEVTVRCACGNEFLSGSTKDEIRVEICSACHPFFTGKQKLVDSAGRVERFYKKYAHLDKYAGKAAEMEAERLAAAEAKDKAAEESGE
- a CDS encoding DUF1385 domain-containing protein; protein product: MNPANVGGQAVIEGVMMKAPSRLCVAVRRPSGDILVKNDPLRSLAARWPMLGWPFLRGPVILGETLVQGMKALSFSAQQALEEEGEELGSWALLLTLVAAIAAGLGLFVAVPHLLSLALGRVVPGGYDTHSFWFHLVDGLIKVAIFGAYLYIISLMRDIRRVFEYHGAEHKAIYCYESGGELCVEAARGYSRLHPRCGTAFLLVVLVVSILVFAVALPFVPRLAEAGWLNQALLIALKIVLMLPIAGVSYEVIRLAGKKQGKGIWGALIWPGLQLQRLTTREPSDDQIEIALAALKAATCTDKDQEASICVL
- the coaE gene encoding dephospho-CoA kinase (Dephospho-CoA kinase (CoaE) performs the final step in coenzyme A biosynthesis.), translated to MLRVGLTGGIASGKSTVDRMLVELGAFLVDTDQLSRVAVEPGSPGLERIAARFGPEMIAPDGSLDRARLRALVFADAAARNQLNRIVHPEVARLTNAQLASLESEHPQGVAIIDVPLLFESGWQRGLDRTVLVWVPREVQLKRLMSRDHCSQNQAEEALEAQMPLKNKKALADFLVDNAGALDETLKQVKRLWQQLDSLARAADPRS
- the prfA gene encoding peptide chain release factor 1, producing the protein MSLSPELKKRLTEVRERYQEVEKSLADPEVLGDPETYTNAAKEHSELAELVETFDTYQRLERELEENQLLLSEDDSELVEMAEAEIASAEEKLPELEDKISLLLLPKDPNDDKNVLLEIRAGTGGDEAALFAADLLRMYLRYAELKGWKHEEMDSHPTDAGGFKEVIVMINGQGAYSQLKYESGVHRVQRVPATESQGRIHTSAVTVAVMPEAEEVELDINPDDLRIDVFRSSGPGGQHVNKTESAVRITHIPTNLVVSCQDEKSQHKNKAKAMKVLRARLYDKMLEEAAAEQAATRRSMVGSGDRSERIRTYNYPQNRVTDHRANLTVYKLEMMMAGELDHMLPELIQQFQSEALKAQADAA
- the prmC gene encoding peptide chain release factor N(5)-glutamine methyltransferase, whose protein sequence is MPEAWTVGRLIPWAAQYLKKYDVEAARLSGELLLARVLGCTRMELYLRFEQPLSPEELAQFKALILRRREHEPVAYILGSREFWGLELSCGPGVLVPRPETEHLVQEALERLVGQEGPKVLDLCTGSGAVALALASERPDAEVVACDISEQALTWARANAQNLGLQERVCFKDGDLWEAVATSHGFFDLITANPPYVSEDEWSQLPPEVREHEPRLALLSGANGLDAVQSIIAGAGAHLRPLGWLLVELGAGQAAAAAELAMASGAFDEVTTAPDLSGIERVLICRRKDYG